A window of the Chloroflexus sp. Y-396-1 genome harbors these coding sequences:
- a CDS encoding R2-like ligand-binding oxidase, protein MKDKTTPHEQEENEVTHTDFITTSRGLNRHSPPMRLFEKAKRFGIWNPSLIDLSRDARDWEQLQDDERDLLLRLTALFQAGEEAVTLDLLPLIRTIASEGRLEEELYLTTFLFEEAKHTDFFARFISEVARVDPDLSRYHTANYRALIYEALPAAMHRLDQDPSPRNLAEASLTYNMIVEGVLAETGYHAYFTILDTQKIMPGTREGIRLLKQDESRHIAYGIYLLSRLIATDQSIWDHIVERMNELVLYAMGVIDEIFASYDPMPFNLQIETFSTFAINQFQRRLNRLEMACQQSLVEIDSLTTDDEDVA, encoded by the coding sequence CTGAAAGATAAGACAACCCCGCATGAACAGGAGGAAAACGAAGTGACCCATACCGATTTCATTACGACGAGTCGTGGCCTGAATCGTCACAGTCCACCAATGCGCCTGTTCGAGAAAGCCAAGCGCTTTGGCATCTGGAATCCGTCACTCATCGACTTGAGCCGTGATGCCCGCGATTGGGAACAGCTACAGGATGACGAACGTGATCTGCTGCTGCGCCTGACCGCCTTGTTCCAGGCCGGTGAAGAGGCCGTCACCCTTGATCTGTTGCCGCTCATTCGGACTATTGCCAGTGAAGGTCGGCTTGAAGAGGAACTCTACCTCACCACCTTTCTATTTGAGGAAGCCAAACATACCGATTTCTTCGCCCGCTTCATTAGTGAAGTAGCTCGTGTTGACCCTGATCTCAGCCGCTATCACACTGCCAATTATCGTGCACTCATCTATGAAGCGTTACCGGCAGCAATGCACCGCCTCGATCAAGACCCCTCGCCACGCAATCTCGCTGAGGCATCGCTCACATACAACATGATTGTCGAGGGTGTGCTGGCCGAAACCGGCTACCATGCCTATTTCACCATTCTCGACACCCAAAAGATTATGCCCGGTACTCGTGAAGGGATTCGGCTACTTAAACAAGACGAGTCACGCCACATCGCTTACGGTATTTATCTCCTCTCACGGCTGATCGCGACCGATCAGAGTATCTGGGATCATATTGTTGAGCGGATGAATGAGCTAGTCCTCTACGCGATGGGTGTCATTGACGAAATTTTTGCCAGTTATGACCCGATGCCCTTCAATTTGCAGATCGAAACCTTCAGCACCTTCGCGATCAATCAGTTCCAGCGTCGTCTCAACCGGCTTGAAATGGCGTGCCAACAGAGCCTGGTGGAGATTGACAGTCTGACAACTGATGATGAGGATGTGGCATGA